A single window of Cervus canadensis isolate Bull #8, Minnesota chromosome 17, ASM1932006v1, whole genome shotgun sequence DNA harbors:
- the LYSMD4 gene encoding lysM and putative peptidoglycan-binding domain-containing protein 4 isoform X1: protein MRQKEVITKTFQGPAVVCRTPTSHVYVFENGVEDSEDSSEEESHRVALRPRGKEGQKKGAHHPRRSGAGDVVLLQRELAQGDNLNKLALQYGCKVADIKKVNNFIREQDLYALKSIKIPVKNHGILTETHKELRPLLNSSSETRVTFEEQPDPDRAAVNASASSSSLTDFFKGIDQNIEHAVQSEIFLSESYSIETSSQPLLPAPPKTLTNGADCGIQWWNAVFIMLLIGVVLPVFYLVYFKIQATSETPSILNTTAIPNGSMAGNAVPGQAPRLAIPMPTIPSSDSQFSQTTHGGN, encoded by the exons ATGAGGCAGAAGGAGGTGATAACCAAGACCTTCCAAGGCCCAGCTGTGGTCTGTAGGACTCCGACCAGCCACGTTTACGTGTTTGAGAATGGTGTTGAGGACTCCGAGGACTCCTCTGAGGAAGAGTCCCACCGAGTGGCCCTGCGGCCCCGGGGCAAGGAGGGCCAGAAGAAGGGTGCCCACCACCCTCGCCGGTCAGGAGCAGGGGACGTGGTGCTGCTGCAGCGGGAGCTGGCCCAGGGGGACAACCTCAACAAGCTCGCTCTTCAGTATGGCTGCAAA GTTGCAGATATCAAGAAAGTCAACAACTTCATCAGAGAACAAGACTTATATGCTTTAAAATCTATTAAGATTCCAGTGAAAAACCACGGGATCCTAACAGAGACCCACAAAGAACTCAGACCCCTCCTGAACTCATCCTCAGAGACCAGAGTGACGTTCGAGGAGCAGCCAGACCCAGACAGAGCAGCTGTCAATGCCAGTGCCTCATCTAGCTCACTGACGGATTTCTTTAAGGGCATTGACCAGAATATTGAACATGCAGTTCAGTCAGAAATCTTTTTGAGTGAAAGTTACTCCATAGAGACCTccagtcagccactgcttcctgCTCCTCCAAAGACACTGACAAATGGTGCAGACTGTGGAATTCAGTGGTGGAATGCTGTTTTTATCATGCTTCTAATTGGAGTTGTTTTACCAGTGTTTTATTtagtctattttaaaatacaagctACTAGTGAGACCCCTAGTATCTTGAATACAACTGCTATCCCTAATGGCTCCATGGCAGGGAATGCAGTTCCAGGGCAAGCCCCCAGATTAGCAATTCCAATGCCAACCATCCCCTCTTCAGACAGCCAGTTCAGTCAGACCACACACGGGGGGAACTAG
- the LYSMD4 gene encoding lysM and putative peptidoglycan-binding domain-containing protein 4 isoform X2, which translates to MLCIYITLFLSLIMFLAFRVINNGKVADIKKVNNFIREQDLYALKSIKIPVKNHGILTETHKELRPLLNSSSETRVTFEEQPDPDRAAVNASASSSSLTDFFKGIDQNIEHAVQSEIFLSESYSIETSSQPLLPAPPKTLTNGADCGIQWWNAVFIMLLIGVVLPVFYLVYFKIQATSETPSILNTTAIPNGSMAGNAVPGQAPRLAIPMPTIPSSDSQFSQTTHGGN; encoded by the exons ATGCTGTGTATCTATATAACCCTGTTTCTCTCTTTAATTATGTTTTTAGCATTCAGAGTGATTAACAATGGCAAA GTTGCAGATATCAAGAAAGTCAACAACTTCATCAGAGAACAAGACTTATATGCTTTAAAATCTATTAAGATTCCAGTGAAAAACCACGGGATCCTAACAGAGACCCACAAAGAACTCAGACCCCTCCTGAACTCATCCTCAGAGACCAGAGTGACGTTCGAGGAGCAGCCAGACCCAGACAGAGCAGCTGTCAATGCCAGTGCCTCATCTAGCTCACTGACGGATTTCTTTAAGGGCATTGACCAGAATATTGAACATGCAGTTCAGTCAGAAATCTTTTTGAGTGAAAGTTACTCCATAGAGACCTccagtcagccactgcttcctgCTCCTCCAAAGACACTGACAAATGGTGCAGACTGTGGAATTCAGTGGTGGAATGCTGTTTTTATCATGCTTCTAATTGGAGTTGTTTTACCAGTGTTTTATTtagtctattttaaaatacaagctACTAGTGAGACCCCTAGTATCTTGAATACAACTGCTATCCCTAATGGCTCCATGGCAGGGAATGCAGTTCCAGGGCAAGCCCCCAGATTAGCAATTCCAATGCCAACCATCCCCTCTTCAGACAGCCAGTTCAGTCAGACCACACACGGGGGGAACTAG